The DNA sequence CTCTACATCACGTATATGATCAAGGGCAACGATTTCGTGCCCACCGGAATGTGAGGCCGCGGTAAGGCGCGGGGCCGCCCCGGATCCAGGGGCGGCCCCGTTTGCTGATCAATGGAGATCGCCCTCCAGCAGATCGTCAACGGACTGACGATTGGGGCATTCTACGCCCTGATCGCGCTCGGCTACACCATGGTGTACGGCATCATCCGCCTGATCAACTTCGCCCACGGCGACATCTACGCAGCCGGCGCGTTCTTCGGGTTCTCCACGTACGGTCTGCTGGCGCTGCTGCACGTCGAGAGCCCGATCCTGACCACGCTGCTGGCCCTTGTGGTGTCGATGGGGCTCACCGGCCTGCTCGGCACGCTAGTCTACCGCGTCGCGTATCGGCCGCTGCTCCACGCGCGCCTGTCGATTCTCATCTCCGCGATCGGCGCGTCGCTGACGCTCGAGTACAGCCTGCTGCTGATCTACAGTCCGTCGTTTCTGGTCTACCCGCACCTGTTCGGCCGCGCGGGTCCGGCGTTCGCCGGCGTCACCGTCTCCTGGCTGCAGATCCTGATCTTCGTGTCGAGCATCGTGCTGATGGCCGCGATCTACGTCGTCGTGAACCGCACCAAGACCGGGATG is a window from the bacterium genome containing:
- a CDS encoding branched-chain amino acid ABC transporter permease → MEIALQQIVNGLTIGAFYALIALGYTMVYGIIRLINFAHGDIYAAGAFFGFSTYGLLALLHVESPILTTLLALVVSMGLTGLLGTLVYRVAYRPLLHARLSILISAIGASLTLEYSLLLIYSPSFLVYPHLFGRAGPAFAGVTVSWLQILIFVSSIVLMAAIYVVVNRTKTGMAMRALAINQDAARLMGIDVNRVIGITFFLGSTLASFAGVMTGLYYSQISFLMGFLIGLKAFTAAVLGGIGNIPGAVVGGFVLGILESLAAGYYSSRWKDVVAFAVLILVLVVRPRGLLGERVVERM